The following are encoded in a window of Paenibacillaceae bacterium GAS479 genomic DNA:
- a CDS encoding Alpha-glucosidase, glycosyl hydrolase family GH31 — protein MESKGNEAPQASGNGGTVALIAGHEGMKGMAFLSRLHMQRGEPGLALSLLRRLMEQVEGDSETSLTDAALALWAWGEYVKSSGRDFDVVSGQTFAADVVGRIEQQWQQPLPHWLQQGSRQQGARHQESSGIYLSHLALYYAAIQSAPPHSAEETGIKLLKSIRELVFERFIKDGRVVSELGDTAIHGDIIAAAIPFGMLGIEDRILIEALYKLEETLVGKGVRLKPSDTWLGGCERPDLTCLLAWYYANKGDLARAKELLGHVEALREEHGRLYEVDLTTAREPLMRDYWLAQNGEQLPASSWSEILLELALDAIAGSGATGGAGGQEGIMLVHTPTGYDDPYVTMPCERFPRHPEEGEVVLVRVLAQPFQASQSVTVLVEVNGITATEPVPAVMRTVSGGEKVWEARLGPYLAGDEVSYSFALQSGERSAATPAYRFHVRAWTALKRVHAFHAAADGGFAALLHAPHVIGEQGDAGGAAQPALIFRADASGAVKMTFAAAGANVIGEPLQSAALQLGAGRLEVSAPAGKLALELRSADSTVLAESFSADGKAAIEILTDRSGTVHKLRLNLRAQPAHRWFGMGERFSHYDYSGQEVDQYVYNQYRDQGLKTYMPVPFAVSSGGYSIFLDSPLYSTFRFHTRLSGLVEMEADLSPESQQLTACFLVGEPLEMVRGFASLAGLPVLPPKWSFGPWMSSNNWDSQAEVMKQAALTAAYEIPSTVLVIEQWSDEATFYIFNDAQYEVKNGSEALSYDDFNFPEWGRWPDPKGMVADLHAQGLKVLLWQIPIHKCMYGVAHGQRDQDERTLLEKGYNVANADGTPFTLPYNWFKDSHIIDFTNPEAKKWWFDKRKYLAQEIGVDGFKTDGGEFVFGHDLKFHDGSTGREMRNLYPNLYAGSYYDFVQEYSPQGGITFSRAGYTGAQKYPMHWAGDERSTFGAFRSSIIAGLSSGMSGIPFWGWDLGGFHGDIPTAELFVRSAQMAAFCPVMQYHAETKGEFNQDRTPWNIAERTGEPRVIQWYKKFADLRMNLLPYIYDQAIRASRTGQPMMRAMHMQFPADLNCTELISQYMFGESLLVAPVTEEGHTVKEVYLPEGSWLPLFGGDEMQGPKLLKVRADLDEIPVYIRQNSMLALDLADDYALMGHVGSKVDGYKHLCFRLYVTTELQDSFEDDLGNVVTVSASRSGTRLELTWQGSLQQDVTFLIHLPDSDSDSGPDADLHSNSHPNSDSDSHKAASLVSDSGLWTQVQDVTGLRPGSYAKVGKELFLAAGSGPGSLIIAR, from the coding sequence ATGGAAAGCAAGGGGAATGAGGCGCCGCAAGCCAGCGGCAACGGTGGGACCGTTGCTCTTATAGCGGGGCATGAAGGTATGAAGGGGATGGCGTTTTTAAGTCGGTTACATATGCAGCGGGGAGAGCCTGGGCTAGCTTTGTCGCTGCTGCGGCGTTTGATGGAACAGGTCGAGGGAGATTCCGAGACCAGCTTGACCGATGCGGCGCTTGCGCTTTGGGCATGGGGGGAGTATGTCAAAAGTAGTGGGCGGGACTTTGATGTCGTATCAGGACAAACGTTTGCAGCGGACGTAGTTGGTCGGATCGAGCAGCAGTGGCAGCAGCCACTGCCTCATTGGCTGCAGCAGGGATCAAGGCAGCAGGGAGCAAGGCATCAGGAATCAAGCGGCATCTATTTGAGCCATTTAGCTCTGTATTATGCTGCAATTCAGTCTGCTCCCCCTCATAGTGCGGAGGAAACGGGCATTAAGTTGCTCAAATCAATCCGCGAGCTCGTCTTCGAGCGGTTCATTAAAGATGGCCGGGTTGTGAGCGAGCTGGGTGATACGGCGATCCATGGCGATATTATCGCGGCGGCGATTCCTTTTGGCATGCTCGGGATTGAGGATCGGATTCTTATTGAAGCGCTCTACAAGCTTGAAGAAACATTGGTGGGCAAAGGGGTTCGCCTGAAGCCAAGCGACACTTGGCTTGGGGGCTGTGAACGCCCCGATCTGACTTGTCTGCTGGCATGGTATTACGCCAATAAGGGCGATTTGGCCCGCGCCAAGGAACTGCTTGGGCATGTAGAGGCGCTGCGGGAGGAGCATGGTCGCCTCTATGAAGTGGATTTGACGACAGCAAGAGAGCCGTTGATGCGCGACTACTGGCTGGCTCAAAACGGTGAACAACTCCCTGCGAGTTCATGGAGCGAGATATTGCTTGAGCTGGCCCTTGACGCAATTGCGGGAAGCGGTGCAACTGGCGGCGCTGGTGGCCAGGAAGGCATCATGCTTGTGCATACGCCGACCGGTTACGACGACCCTTACGTGACGATGCCATGCGAGCGATTCCCGCGCCATCCCGAAGAAGGGGAGGTCGTTCTGGTCCGCGTGCTGGCGCAGCCATTCCAAGCGAGCCAGTCCGTAACGGTGCTGGTTGAGGTGAACGGAATCACCGCCACAGAACCGGTGCCTGCTGTGATGAGGACAGTGTCTGGCGGCGAAAAAGTATGGGAAGCGCGCCTGGGTCCCTACCTCGCGGGGGACGAGGTAAGCTATTCCTTTGCGCTGCAAAGCGGGGAGCGGTCGGCCGCGACCCCGGCTTACCGCTTTCACGTTAGGGCATGGACGGCGCTGAAGCGCGTCCATGCATTCCATGCGGCGGCGGACGGTGGATTCGCCGCCCTGTTGCATGCTCCCCATGTCATCGGGGAGCAGGGGGATGCCGGCGGCGCAGCGCAGCCGGCACTGATCTTCCGCGCCGATGCCAGCGGCGCGGTGAAGATGACGTTCGCCGCAGCTGGCGCGAACGTCATTGGCGAGCCGCTGCAAAGCGCGGCTCTGCAGCTTGGTGCGGGGCGCCTCGAAGTATCGGCGCCCGCGGGCAAGCTGGCGCTGGAGCTGCGCAGCGCCGACAGCACCGTGCTGGCGGAAAGTTTTTCCGCCGACGGCAAAGCAGCGATCGAGATCCTCACGGATCGATCGGGCACCGTTCACAAGCTGCGCCTGAATTTACGGGCGCAGCCGGCGCATCGCTGGTTCGGCATGGGCGAACGCTTTTCTCATTATGATTACTCGGGCCAGGAAGTGGACCAGTATGTATACAACCAGTACAGGGATCAGGGGCTCAAGACGTATATGCCGGTGCCATTTGCCGTCAGCTCGGGCGGGTACTCCATCTTCCTGGATTCTCCCTTGTACTCCACATTCCGATTCCACACCCGCTTGTCCGGTCTCGTCGAAATGGAAGCGGATCTATCTCCCGAGTCGCAGCAGTTGACGGCCTGTTTCTTGGTGGGGGAGCCGCTGGAAATGGTACGCGGTTTTGCTTCCTTAGCCGGACTGCCGGTGCTGCCGCCAAAATGGTCCTTCGGACCATGGATGTCCAGCAACAACTGGGATTCGCAGGCTGAGGTCATGAAACAGGCCGCGCTGACGGCTGCCTATGAGATTCCATCTACTGTGCTCGTCATTGAGCAGTGGAGCGATGAAGCGACGTTTTACATTTTCAATGATGCGCAATATGAAGTGAAGAATGGCAGTGAAGCTCTGAGCTACGACGACTTCAATTTCCCAGAGTGGGGACGCTGGCCGGACCCGAAAGGGATGGTCGCAGATTTGCATGCGCAGGGGCTCAAGGTGCTGTTATGGCAAATTCCGATCCACAAATGCATGTACGGAGTGGCGCATGGCCAGCGCGATCAGGATGAGCGGACGCTGCTTGAGAAGGGGTACAACGTCGCCAATGCGGATGGAACGCCGTTCACGCTGCCCTACAACTGGTTCAAAGACAGCCATATTATCGACTTCACGAACCCGGAGGCAAAGAAGTGGTGGTTCGATAAGCGGAAATACCTGGCGCAGGAGATCGGGGTGGACGGCTTCAAAACCGACGGCGGCGAGTTCGTATTCGGCCACGATCTGAAATTCCATGATGGCTCCACCGGACGCGAAATGCGCAATCTTTATCCTAATTTGTATGCAGGCAGCTACTATGATTTTGTCCAGGAGTATTCTCCGCAAGGCGGTATTACGTTCAGCCGGGCAGGGTATACGGGAGCTCAGAAATATCCGATGCACTGGGCGGGCGACGAGCGCTCAACGTTCGGGGCGTTCCGCTCTTCCATCATTGCCGGACTGTCCAGCGGTATGTCTGGGATTCCGTTCTGGGGTTGGGATCTCGGCGGTTTCCATGGAGACATTCCAACAGCGGAGTTGTTTGTGCGCTCGGCTCAGATGGCGGCATTTTGCCCGGTCATGCAGTACCATGCCGAGACGAAGGGCGAGTTCAATCAAGATCGCACACCGTGGAACATCGCGGAACGGACGGGCGAACCCCGGGTCATCCAATGGTACAAAAAATTCGCAGATTTGCGGATGAATCTCCTGCCTTATATTTACGATCAGGCGATTCGGGCCAGCCGTACCGGCCAGCCGATGATGCGCGCGATGCATATGCAGTTCCCTGCTGATCTCAATTGCACGGAGTTGATCAGCCAGTACATGTTCGGTGAAAGCTTGCTCGTCGCGCCGGTTACCGAGGAAGGGCATACCGTCAAAGAGGTTTACTTGCCGGAGGGCAGCTGGCTGCCGTTGTTCGGCGGTGACGAGATGCAAGGCCCGAAACTTCTGAAGGTGCGCGCAGATTTGGATGAGATCCCGGTGTATATCCGGCAGAACAGCATGCTTGCGCTTGATTTGGCGGATGATTATGCACTAATGGGCCACGTTGGCAGCAAAGTAGATGGGTATAAACATCTCTGTTTCCGCTTATATGTCACAACAGAGCTTCAAGATTCGTTCGAGGATGATCTTGGCAATGTCGTGACGGTATCGGCATCAAGATCGGGAACTCGTCTTGAGCTTACTTGGCAGGGTAGTCTGCAGCAGGATGTGACCTTCCTGATCCACCTGCCGGACTCGGACTCGGACTCGGGCCCAGACGCGGACTTGCATTCGAACTCGCATCCGAACTCGGACTCGGACTCACACAAAGCGGCATCCCTTGTTTCCGATAGCGGCCTGTGGACGCAGGTTCAAGATGTAACAGGTCTCCGTCCGGGAAGCTATGCCAAAGTCGGGAAAGAGCTGTTCCTTGCGGCGGGCAGTGGGCCGGGAAGCCTAATTATTGCGAGGTGA
- a CDS encoding carbohydrate ABC transporter substrate-binding protein, CUT1 family encodes MTVKRKGWVAILGMTVALAASGCGSNTSNTDNGASNSTSNAAINSSTSPAPSGKTSEPVTIKFMQYTASGSQEETLEEMVKAFETANPGIKVKLDIVDYNNYYTKLNTQLASGDAPDVFEVGYENFVSYAAKNTLKDLTPIIAEDTSFKPDIYKGLAYDSFKYDDKQYGVVESFSDVVLFYNKDLFDQKQVAYPTADWTWKEELEAAQKLTDAKAGVWGTYSPIQFYEFYKTIAQNGGGIWGIDGKPTINSKQNIEAFQWMLDKAGKYKVSPPLNDDTFNQPDADLNAFKSGKVAMLRAGIWNFGRFADASFKWDIALEPGNTNKAHHFFADGLVVAGKSKNAEAAWKFIKFMSSDPAVVSKRIEKGWSVPAVSDEKVMDAYFKQTPPESKKVVMDALETLVLTPVGSIPDQWSDLTKAIGDELEKAKLKPNYTAEQALNEAQKQVEKLMEK; translated from the coding sequence ATGACAGTGAAACGTAAGGGATGGGTCGCAATACTAGGTATGACTGTTGCTCTTGCAGCGAGTGGCTGCGGATCAAACACTTCGAACACGGATAATGGGGCTTCTAATTCAACTTCCAATGCAGCAATCAACTCCAGTACGTCACCGGCGCCAAGCGGGAAAACGAGCGAGCCAGTAACGATCAAGTTCATGCAGTACACCGCAAGTGGCTCGCAGGAAGAAACACTTGAAGAAATGGTCAAAGCATTCGAGACCGCTAATCCCGGCATTAAGGTGAAGCTGGACATCGTTGATTACAATAACTATTACACGAAGCTCAACACGCAGCTCGCATCAGGAGATGCGCCGGATGTTTTCGAGGTTGGGTACGAGAATTTTGTCTCTTATGCCGCGAAGAACACGCTGAAGGACTTGACGCCGATCATCGCGGAGGACACTTCCTTTAAGCCCGACATTTACAAAGGGCTAGCCTATGACTCGTTCAAATACGACGACAAGCAGTACGGCGTTGTAGAGTCTTTCTCCGATGTAGTGCTGTTTTACAACAAGGACTTGTTCGACCAGAAACAAGTCGCCTACCCTACGGCCGATTGGACGTGGAAAGAAGAGCTTGAAGCTGCGCAGAAGCTGACAGATGCCAAAGCGGGCGTATGGGGAACTTATTCCCCAATTCAGTTCTACGAATTTTACAAAACGATTGCGCAAAATGGCGGAGGCATCTGGGGTATTGACGGCAAACCGACGATCAACAGCAAACAAAACATTGAAGCATTCCAGTGGATGCTCGACAAAGCGGGCAAGTACAAAGTATCACCGCCACTCAACGATGATACGTTCAACCAGCCTGATGCGGATCTGAATGCCTTTAAATCAGGCAAAGTTGCGATGCTGCGCGCCGGAATCTGGAATTTCGGCCGCTTCGCGGACGCTTCGTTCAAATGGGATATTGCCCTGGAGCCAGGCAACACGAATAAAGCCCATCACTTTTTCGCAGACGGACTCGTTGTAGCTGGGAAATCGAAAAATGCTGAAGCGGCTTGGAAGTTCATCAAGTTCATGTCCTCTGATCCTGCGGTTGTAAGCAAACGGATTGAAAAAGGCTGGAGCGTGCCTGCGGTATCCGACGAAAAGGTTATGGACGCTTACTTCAAGCAGACACCTCCAGAATCCAAAAAAGTGGTCATGGATGCGCTCGAAACACTCGTTCTGACCCCGGTTGGGTCGATTCCGGACCAATGGAGCGATCTGACAAAAGCGATCGGAGACGAGCTGGAAAAAGCGAAGCTGAAGCCAAATTATACGGCAGAGCAAGCTTTGAACGAAGCACAGAAGCAAGTTGAGAAGCTGATGGAGAAATAA
- a CDS encoding carbohydrate ABC transporter membrane protein 2, CUT1 family, which translates to MTDKFAVFKNLLSHLILILAAIVLVFPFIWMLSGSFKDSLEVVKMPPNLIPETFLFSNYVEITKYFPIYRFLGNSVFVAIVTTLAQMAACAMGAFVFAKIQFRGRETLFGLYLITMMIPMQVTLTPLFIVFQKLNLINTYPGLILPGIFSAYGTFLLRQHMMTIPDPLIEAARMDGASYARVFAQIIIPLSKPALATLSIFAFMASWNNFLWPLIATSDKELMTLPIGLSKLTGRWATEWNILMAGNVISFVPIFIVFLFASRYFIKGMTMSGVKG; encoded by the coding sequence ATGACCGATAAGTTCGCGGTTTTCAAAAACCTGCTGTCCCATCTCATTCTCATCTTAGCTGCTATTGTTCTGGTTTTCCCCTTCATCTGGATGCTTTCGGGTTCGTTCAAAGACAGTTTAGAAGTAGTCAAGATGCCGCCGAACCTCATTCCAGAAACATTTCTCTTCAGCAATTATGTGGAAATTACGAAGTACTTCCCGATTTACCGCTTTCTCGGCAATAGCGTGTTCGTGGCCATTGTTACAACGCTTGCGCAGATGGCAGCTTGTGCGATGGGGGCGTTTGTTTTTGCCAAAATTCAGTTCCGTGGGCGGGAGACGCTGTTCGGTCTCTACTTGATCACGATGATGATCCCGATGCAAGTAACGCTGACGCCGCTATTCATCGTGTTCCAAAAGCTGAACCTGATCAATACTTATCCGGGTCTGATTCTTCCGGGAATATTCAGCGCTTACGGTACATTCTTGCTCCGGCAGCACATGATGACCATTCCCGATCCGCTCATCGAGGCGGCCAGAATGGACGGAGCTTCTTATGCGAGAGTGTTCGCCCAAATTATTATTCCGCTTAGCAAGCCGGCGCTAGCAACGCTGTCCATCTTTGCCTTCATGGCTTCATGGAATAACTTCCTCTGGCCGCTCATCGCGACGAGCGATAAAGAGCTGATGACGCTGCCGATCGGGCTCAGCAAGCTGACCGGTAGATGGGCTACGGAGTGGAATATTTTGATGGCGGGCAATGTAATTAGCTTCGTTCCTATTTTCATCGTGTTCCTGTTCGCGTCCCGATATTTCATCAAGGGAATGACGATGAGCGGCGTAAAAGGCTGA
- a CDS encoding carbohydrate ABC transporter membrane protein 1, CUT1 family translates to MVGQRRLSKAVVILGFLFPSLAGLLLFQLIPMLSSAVISFTDWDLLTKARFVGLDNYREALQDEQTLTSMLNILKYIAGYLPSVLALGLLFAVLLNRKLRGVQFYRIAIFVPVITSWVAVSIIWRWLLNGQSGLVNYVLSLVGIQGPVWLQDFFWAMPAIIAVSVWKDLGYVTIILLAGLQDISDDYYEAATIDGAGGFQKFWRVTLPLLTPSLFFVLVISLINGFQLFDQVLVMTNGGPAGSTSTLVQQIYENAFQSYKMGFASAQSWILFVIILIVTIIQQQLQKRWVTYDR, encoded by the coding sequence ATGGTAGGACAAAGGAGACTGTCAAAAGCTGTTGTCATCCTCGGTTTTTTGTTTCCCAGCTTGGCTGGGCTGCTGTTGTTCCAACTGATCCCAATGCTGTCCTCGGCGGTGATTAGCTTCACGGATTGGGATCTGCTCACGAAGGCTCGGTTCGTCGGACTTGATAATTATCGCGAAGCTTTGCAAGATGAGCAAACGCTTACATCGATGCTGAACATCTTGAAATATATCGCCGGTTATCTTCCATCGGTGTTAGCGCTGGGCCTGCTGTTTGCGGTGCTGCTGAATCGGAAGCTAAGAGGGGTGCAATTTTACCGAATCGCGATTTTCGTCCCGGTAATCACCTCTTGGGTAGCGGTCTCGATCATCTGGCGCTGGCTGCTCAACGGGCAGAGCGGACTCGTCAATTACGTGCTTTCGCTGGTCGGCATCCAAGGGCCGGTATGGCTGCAGGACTTTTTCTGGGCGATGCCGGCGATCATCGCAGTGAGCGTGTGGAAAGATCTCGGCTATGTGACGATCATTCTGCTGGCGGGTCTGCAGGATATATCGGACGACTATTACGAGGCGGCGACGATTGACGGAGCGGGCGGTTTCCAAAAATTTTGGCGCGTGACGCTGCCGCTGCTGACGCCTAGTTTATTTTTCGTACTCGTCATCTCGCTGATTAACGGCTTCCAACTGTTCGACCAGGTGTTGGTGATGACGAATGGCGGGCCAGCCGGCAGTACGAGCACGCTTGTGCAACAAATTTACGAAAATGCTTTCCAAAGCTACAAAATGGGCTTCGCTTCCGCGCAGTCATGGATTCTATTCGTCATCATCCTCATCGTAACGATTATCCAGCAACAGCTGCAAAAGAGGTGGGTGACTTATGACCGATAA
- a CDS encoding transcriptional regulator, LacI family — protein MKKPTIKDVAKAAGVSAAAVSYALNGRTDKVSGETMERIMEVIESINYIPDFSARSLAKNQSKLIGIVIPQTESHKQLILENPFYSEIISGIEGKLREHGYHLLLSGVNQGESYLDLSVQRNLDGAILMGIYPEPFYDGFKKINIPIVLIDSYINDSYFKRIGIDDEYGGYLATRHLINQGHSNIGLITGAIRKDGVVEKRFLGYKRAMREANLFYNPDYVFEESMSYEHGLAAGKLIADKYPEITAIFATSDLVAFGTMRSLMNEGKRVPEDISVIGFDDISMSKMFIPPLTTIRQSITEKGAIAADSLIQMIQGRTELDEKEILLPLEVVERGTVKFKS, from the coding sequence ATGAAAAAACCTACGATCAAAGACGTAGCCAAGGCGGCGGGCGTCTCCGCAGCAGCTGTATCCTACGCATTGAATGGCCGTACCGATAAGGTGTCTGGCGAAACGATGGAACGCATCATGGAAGTCATTGAATCCATCAATTACATTCCGGATTTCTCGGCGAGGAGTTTAGCGAAGAACCAATCGAAGCTGATTGGCATTGTCATTCCACAGACAGAGTCGCATAAACAACTCATTCTTGAAAACCCTTTCTACAGTGAAATTATTAGTGGAATTGAAGGCAAGCTGCGGGAGCATGGATATCATCTGCTGCTCTCAGGAGTCAATCAAGGCGAAAGTTATCTGGATCTGTCCGTGCAACGGAATTTGGACGGAGCCATCCTGATGGGAATTTACCCGGAGCCTTTTTATGATGGCTTCAAGAAGATCAACATCCCGATTGTGCTGATCGACAGCTACATTAATGACAGCTATTTCAAACGGATTGGCATCGATGATGAATATGGCGGTTATCTCGCAACCCGTCATTTAATTAACCAAGGCCATTCCAACATCGGCCTCATTACAGGTGCGATTCGTAAGGACGGTGTCGTGGAGAAGCGTTTTCTCGGTTACAAACGGGCGATGCGGGAAGCCAACCTCTTTTATAATCCGGACTATGTGTTTGAGGAATCCATGAGCTATGAGCACGGACTGGCAGCCGGTAAGCTGATCGCGGATAAGTATCCGGAAATTACCGCTATCTTCGCCACGAGCGATTTGGTCGCTTTCGGAACGATGAGAAGTCTGATGAACGAAGGAAAAAGGGTGCCGGAGGACATATCGGTCATCGGCTTTGATGATATCTCGATGTCGAAGATGTTCATCCCGCCGCTGACGACGATCCGCCAAAGCATTACGGAAAAAGGTGCGATCGCTGCCGATAGTCTCATCCAAATGATTCAAGGCCGCACCGAGCTGGATGAAAAGGAAATTTTGCTGCCGCTTGAGGTTGTGGAGCGGGGAACGGTCAAGTTTAAGTCATAA
- a CDS encoding Cold-inducible protein YdjO, giving the protein MYYSRKKPQAELPTEITEIWSCVSEDCNGWMRKNFALDEVPVCFLCQSPMEHSTRELPVLHEYGTSAQALKKSASGDE; this is encoded by the coding sequence ATGTATTACTCCCGCAAGAAACCTCAGGCAGAGCTGCCTACCGAGATCACCGAGATCTGGTCATGCGTAAGCGAGGACTGCAATGGATGGATGCGCAAAAACTTCGCTCTGGACGAAGTGCCGGTGTGCTTCCTCTGTCAGTCGCCGATGGAGCATTCCACTCGGGAGCTTCCCGTACTTCATGAGTACGGAACTTCAGCACAAGCGCTTAAGAAGTCGGCCTCGGGCGACGAATAA
- a CDS encoding cold shock protein (beta-ribbon, CspA family) produces MQQGTVKWFNAEKGFGFIEVEGGEDVFVHFSAIQSEGFRTLDEGQRVEFNVVAGNRGPQAENVVKIY; encoded by the coding sequence ATGCAACAAGGTACAGTAAAATGGTTCAACGCAGAAAAAGGTTTTGGTTTTATCGAGGTTGAAGGCGGCGAAGACGTATTCGTTCACTTCAGCGCGATCCAAAGCGAAGGCTTCCGTACGCTGGACGAAGGCCAACGCGTTGAGTTCAACGTCGTTGCCGGCAACCGCGGCCCACAAGCCGAGAACGTTGTTAAGATCTACTAA
- a CDS encoding two component transcriptional regulator, LuxR family has translation MGMIRILLVDDHPSVGEGTKTMIEQDPEMNVTVLYSAMEALELVKTETFDVMLFDLNMPIISGLELTKRLMAAGPDYRILIYTGYEISPNFNLLIESGVSGFVSKTASREQLLTSIRCVLRDEAVVPVSLLRQLRRRDIRVNQDREEKALEEVSINEREQEILQEVASGSSNKDIASKLLMSQRTVEYNLTRIFEKLGVRSRSEAIVEAKRLGILSVSQFR, from the coding sequence ATGGGCATGATTCGAATCTTGCTGGTTGACGACCACCCTTCCGTGGGCGAAGGAACCAAAACGATGATTGAGCAGGACCCCGAGATGAATGTGACGGTTCTTTATTCGGCGATGGAGGCACTGGAGCTGGTCAAGACAGAAACATTCGACGTCATGCTGTTCGATCTGAACATGCCGATTATCAGCGGTCTGGAGCTAACCAAGCGGCTAATGGCCGCAGGACCGGATTACCGAATCCTGATTTACACCGGTTATGAGATTAGCCCGAACTTCAATCTGCTGATTGAGTCGGGTGTTAGCGGCTTTGTGAGCAAAACGGCTTCCCGCGAGCAGCTCCTGACTTCAATTCGCTGCGTTTTGCGAGATGAAGCGGTTGTTCCGGTGTCGCTGCTGCGTCAGCTTCGGCGTCGCGATATTCGGGTGAATCAGGATCGCGAGGAGAAAGCGCTCGAAGAGGTCAGCATCAACGAGCGCGAGCAGGAGATTCTGCAGGAAGTCGCCAGCGGCAGCAGCAACAAGGATATTGCGAGCAAGCTGCTTATGAGCCAGCGCACCGTAGAATACAACCTTACGCGCATCTTTGAGAAGCTTGGTGTACGCTCAAGATCGGAGGCAATTGTAGAGGCGAAGCGGCTTGGAATCCTCTCGGTGAGCCAGTTTAGATAA